A region of Sulfurimonas sp. DNA encodes the following proteins:
- a CDS encoding HAMP domain-containing sensor histidine kinase: MKDSQYSTKYALIYTSFVSVILLAPMFFYFIYMKNIYSIQNKLLLKEKSILVVKAMHEYNQNKEYFEYPRFKTFESGLYDEGFQPIYSLINYKIKYFKDGYHLDGNDAYLIVKLPKGRYFGAKYLIIKNQVSFAVVYEKLMLILFSVVILVFILSLFFLKSFAKPFKKLNKRLDNFIKDSVHEINTPLSIISVNIDLYNRKNSPNKYMQRMKAATKVLSNIYNDMDYLIKHDRLKYEKESINMAIFLKDRIDYFNEVALMKNIIINSNIKNCDNIEMNTKQLQRVIDNTISNAIKYSYENSEIDISLYMKDKKCHLSFKDYGVGIDNVEKIFSRYYREDTSKGGFGIGLNIVKSIISKAKIELKIDSTPKIGSEFLYIFPIISSKNI; the protein is encoded by the coding sequence TTGAAAGATAGTCAATATTCCACAAAGTATGCTTTAATATATACATCATTTGTTTCTGTGATACTTTTAGCTCCAATGTTTTTTTATTTTATATATATGAAAAATATCTACTCAATTCAAAATAAGTTGCTTCTCAAGGAAAAATCTATTTTAGTTGTAAAAGCAATGCATGAATATAATCAAAATAAAGAATATTTTGAATATCCAAGGTTTAAAACATTTGAATCAGGTCTGTATGATGAGGGTTTTCAGCCTATATACTCCTTGATAAACTATAAAATAAAGTACTTTAAAGATGGTTACCATCTAGACGGCAATGATGCATATCTGATTGTTAAACTTCCAAAGGGGAGATACTTTGGTGCCAAGTATCTTATTATAAAAAACCAAGTCTCTTTTGCCGTTGTTTATGAGAAACTTATGTTAATTTTATTTAGTGTAGTAATTTTAGTTTTTATATTGAGTCTCTTCTTTTTAAAAAGTTTTGCTAAGCCATTTAAAAAATTGAATAAGAGATTGGATAATTTTATAAAAGATTCTGTGCATGAGATAAATACTCCTCTTTCTATTATTAGTGTTAATATTGACCTTTATAATAGAAAAAATTCCCCCAATAAATATATGCAGAGAATGAAAGCTGCTACAAAAGTACTCTCAAATATATATAATGATATGGATTATCTAATTAAGCATGACAGGCTGAAGTATGAAAAAGAGAGTATAAATATGGCTATCTTTTTAAAAGATAGAATAGACTACTTTAACGAAGTTGCTTTAATGAAAAATATAATTATTAATTCAAATATTAAAAATTGCGATAATATAGAGATGAATACAAAGCAGCTTCAGCGTGTAATTGACAATACTATATCAAATGCAATTAAGTACTCATATGAAAACTCTGAAATAGATATAAGTTTATATATGAAAGATAAAAAATGCCATTTAAGCTTTAAGGATTATGGTGTAGGTATAGATAATGTTGAAAAAATATTTAGCCGTTATTATAGAGAAGATACTAGCAAAGGTGGTTTTGGTATAGGATTAAATATAGTTAAATCTATTATAAGCAAAGCTAAAATAGAGCTTAAAATAGACTCTACTCCAAAGATAGGAAGTGAATTTCTCTACATTTTTCCAATAATCTCCTCTAAAAACATATAA
- a CDS encoding cache domain-containing protein: MFKKIFIIFITIVIFIFIGVVYYKNEIKKQKINDIMDQVTLTFDSELKSHRMDDLEIALVLSKNKGIVDALENDDEDLGHEILFDITSTIKNNTDILIRAQIITKELNIFARSWDDIYAGVPIGDYRDDLKYFNTHKTPRTSIEIGRRLGLKSTVPIYNNGVFLGFIEVISFFKSITDFFASMGVDIYVLLDVKYSDSAVLMRENLTIANYIVSNRNYNYSHIQTLNSIDFKELKLSQVVYLDNKYLFYKTMYDGNFKSIGAFVFVLPERYLEYFRNPEDDISFLINVTRSSLYDVLKEEKYAQNIYDNYSASAMVYLQNVIDKEDRQIFFDEAYEKFDKYSKDELIQMMLERKVVKKINGKIK, encoded by the coding sequence ATGTTTAAAAAAATATTTATTATATTTATTACAATTGTTATTTTTATCTTTATTGGTGTGGTTTATTATAAAAATGAGATAAAAAAGCAAAAGATAAATGACATTATGGATCAAGTTACCTTGACCTTTGATTCCGAGTTGAAATCTCACCGCATGGATGACTTGGAAATAGCGTTGGTTCTTTCTAAAAACAAAGGAATTGTAGATGCTTTAGAAAATGATGATGAAGATTTAGGACATGAGATACTATTTGACATAACAAGTACAATCAAAAATAATACAGATATTTTAATAAGAGCACAGATTATTACAAAAGAACTCAATATTTTTGCAAGAAGCTGGGATGATATATATGCAGGAGTTCCAATAGGAGATTATAGGGATGATCTTAAATATTTTAATACTCATAAAACACCTCGTACTTCAATTGAAATAGGGCGAAGACTCGGACTTAAATCAACAGTTCCAATATACAATAATGGTGTTTTTTTAGGATTTATAGAAGTTATTTCATTTTTTAAATCGATTACAGACTTTTTCGCTTCTATGGGAGTTGATATTTATGTACTTCTTGATGTTAAGTATAGTGACAGTGCAGTATTGATGAGAGAAAATTTAACAATAGCCAACTACATAGTCTCTAATAGAAATTATAATTACAGTCATATTCAGACACTAAATAGTATTGACTTTAAAGAGCTTAAGCTGAGTCAAGTGGTATATTTAGATAATAAATATCTCTTTTATAAAACTATGTATGATGGTAATTTTAAATCAATCGGTGCATTTGTATTTGTTTTGCCTGAACGATATTTGGAATATTTTAGAAATCCTGAAGACGATATATCATTTTTGATTAATGTAACAAGAAGTAGTCTCTATGATGTACTAAAGGAAGAGAAGTATGCGCAAAATATATACGATAACTACTCTGCTAGTGCTATGGTTTATTTACAAAATGTAATAGATAAAGAAGATAGGCAAATTTTTTTTGACGAGGCGTATGAAAAGTTTGACAAGTATTCAAAAGATGAACTTATTCAAATGATGTTGGAAAGAAAAGTAGTTAAAAAGATAAATGGAAAAATCAAATGA
- a CDS encoding response regulator transcription factor, with protein MKILLLEDEYSLRISIEEFLTDIGYEVDGFMDGMEAYEAIYDKSYDILLLDVNVPSLSGFELLKKLRLDDKNIPAIFLTSMIDVDDLKEGYRRGCCDYIRKPFDLEELELRIDHALASFFKDDCFLIDIGYDIVYDIKKSKLTLNEKEIILRKTEQDMLEVLIKHKNSVVSTQMFQDEVWGEYVEPATVRVQLNNLRKKLPDDLIQNRRGLGYIIER; from the coding sequence ATGAAAATTTTATTATTAGAAGATGAGTATTCATTACGGATTAGTATAGAAGAGTTTTTAACAGATATAGGTTATGAAGTTGACGGTTTTATGGATGGAATGGAAGCTTATGAAGCTATATATGACAAAAGCTACGACATTTTACTCTTGGATGTAAATGTTCCTTCACTTAGTGGCTTTGAACTCTTAAAAAAATTACGACTTGATGATAAAAATATACCTGCAATTTTTTTAACATCAATGATAGATGTGGATGATTTAAAAGAGGGTTATAGAAGAGGTTGTTGTGACTACATACGTAAGCCTTTTGATTTGGAGGAACTTGAGTTAAGAATAGACCATGCCTTGGCAAGCTTTTTTAAAGATGATTGTTTTCTTATAGATATTGGTTATGACATTGTTTATGATATAAAAAAAAGTAAATTAACACTAAATGAAAAAGAAATAATCCTGAGAAAAACAGAACAGGATATGCTTGAAGTTCTCATAAAACATAAAAACTCTGTAGTTTCTACTCAAATGTTTCAAGATGAAGTATGGGGAGAGTATGTAGAACCAGCTACAGTCAGAGTTCAGTTAAATAATCTACGCAAAAAACTTCCAGATGATTTAATCCAAAACAGAAGAGGTTTAGGATATATAATTGAAAGATAG